Proteins encoded by one window of Oceanibaculum indicum P24:
- the ppsR gene encoding transcriptional regulator PpsR: MSLISLGADIVMFVDDKGIISSIRISDPRLDEWGVTGFAGKRLADCVTIESVPKVEAMLAPDTKNRPARGYQVNHRVDGRPDLPVVYSAHRADWLPFTLVIGRDLRQQSLDQQRLVETQMAMEADYRALQEAEARYRTAFKLSAVAHLMLDGDRKSVLDANAAALTLLGAGKGSLTGKPMRDFFGRQERERLTDAISEARHSASPVLIDSILSAKGEEMSLSLRSYRENGVTNLFVSLWPSSGAQEIRLQRGAEPAVGHAIDLSGVPEAAVQTDADGQIQAANTLFLDFVHAPSLSQVIGRHIGSWFTKAAIDIHVLFSRLVDEVVVRGFSSVLTDNLSGDRQVSISARQNPDTGTVQILVIPQVLSNERIALPPPRSVDQAEGFASLVGKVPLKELIRESLDVIEKICIEAALDQTNNNRAGAAEILGLSRQSLYIKLRRHGLEDYRPASAS; this comes from the coding sequence GTGTCCCTGATCTCTCTCGGCGCGGACATCGTCATGTTCGTCGATGACAAGGGAATCATATCGAGCATCCGCATTTCCGATCCCAGGCTGGACGAGTGGGGCGTGACCGGCTTCGCCGGCAAGCGCCTGGCCGATTGCGTGACCATCGAGTCAGTGCCCAAAGTCGAGGCGATGCTGGCACCGGATACGAAGAACCGGCCGGCGCGCGGCTATCAGGTCAATCACCGCGTTGACGGCAGGCCCGACCTGCCGGTGGTCTATTCCGCCCACCGGGCCGACTGGCTGCCTTTCACGCTGGTCATCGGCCGCGACCTGCGGCAGCAATCGCTCGACCAGCAGCGCCTGGTCGAGACCCAGATGGCGATGGAGGCGGATTACCGCGCGCTGCAGGAAGCGGAAGCGCGCTACCGCACCGCCTTCAAGCTGTCCGCCGTCGCCCATCTGATGCTGGATGGCGACCGCAAGTCGGTGCTGGACGCCAACGCCGCCGCCCTGACGCTGCTGGGCGCCGGAAAGGGCAGCCTGACCGGCAAGCCGATGCGTGATTTCTTCGGCAGGCAGGAGCGCGAGCGGCTGACCGACGCGATCAGCGAGGCCCGCCACAGCGCCAGCCCCGTGCTGATCGACAGTATTCTGAGCGCCAAGGGCGAGGAGATGTCGCTCAGCCTGCGCTCCTACCGCGAAAATGGTGTCACCAACCTCTTCGTCTCGCTGTGGCCCTCCTCCGGCGCGCAGGAAATCCGCCTGCAGCGTGGCGCCGAGCCAGCAGTCGGTCACGCCATCGACCTGTCCGGCGTGCCCGAGGCTGCGGTGCAGACCGACGCAGACGGCCAGATTCAGGCGGCGAACACTTTGTTCCTCGACTTCGTCCATGCGCCATCGCTCAGCCAGGTGATCGGCCGGCATATCGGTTCCTGGTTCACCAAGGCCGCCATCGATATCCACGTCCTCTTCTCGCGGCTGGTGGACGAGGTCGTGGTGCGCGGCTTCTCCTCCGTGCTGACCGACAATCTGTCAGGCGACCGGCAGGTCTCAATCTCGGCGCGGCAGAACCCGGATACCGGCACGGTGCAGATCCTGGTGATCCCGCAGGTCCTCAGCAATGAGCGCATCGCCCTGCCGCCGCCGCGCTCCGTCGATCAGGCCGAGGGTTTTGCCAGCCTGGTTGGCAAGGTGCCGCTGAAGGAGCTGATCCGTGAATCTCTGGATGTGATCGAGAAGATCTGCATCGAGGCGGCGCTCGACCAGACCAACAACAACCGCGCCGGCGCCGCCGAAATCCTCGGTCTGTCGCGGCAGAGCCTCTACATCAAGCTACGCCGGCATGGGCTGGAGGATTACCGGCCTGCCTCCGCCTCCTGA
- a CDS encoding cobalamin-binding protein: MDRTDTALAEFEPAFAGPADIAAWHMRAIACEAGNAYLKPGEREKLRRILQGTVAPMMAGNLAAMYDLGLEHDRLYRKPLAQFQDLILAPGTRAAVLKSFIEHKLPAGRPDYMKALFIEAAARQLGERWVGDSCDFIDVTIGTARLQDLIQTFAMETRNPVGTTIRPFAALMTPQGEQHTLTTHLLGLLFDTLGWSRTVVDPGPKNAAMLAATVARADVVCIGWSNERLAGEFQHLVSQIRRLSAGRRLPLVVGGAAALKSVDFLVEIGIDCVCDSVYSAARICKSFYDLEELNQQACAPGTPPAGKTDTGRTAIVSSSGIDWLSP; the protein is encoded by the coding sequence ATGGACAGAACCGACACAGCTTTGGCCGAATTCGAACCGGCCTTCGCAGGACCGGCGGATATCGCTGCCTGGCATATGCGCGCTATTGCATGTGAAGCCGGGAACGCTTACTTAAAACCGGGTGAAAGAGAGAAACTCCGCCGCATTCTGCAAGGGACGGTGGCGCCCATGATGGCCGGGAACCTTGCGGCAATGTATGACCTGGGTCTGGAACACGACCGTCTTTACCGGAAGCCCCTCGCCCAGTTTCAAGACCTCATTCTGGCGCCGGGCACGCGGGCGGCTGTTCTCAAATCCTTTATCGAGCATAAGCTGCCGGCAGGCCGGCCCGACTATATGAAGGCGCTGTTCATCGAAGCCGCCGCCCGCCAGCTCGGCGAACGATGGGTCGGGGACAGCTGCGACTTCATCGATGTCACCATCGGAACGGCCCGCCTGCAGGACCTGATCCAGACCTTTGCCATGGAGACCCGGAATCCGGTTGGCACCACGATCAGGCCTTTCGCCGCCCTGATGACGCCCCAGGGCGAGCAGCACACGCTGACAACCCATCTGCTGGGCCTGCTGTTCGACACGCTGGGCTGGTCGCGGACCGTGGTCGATCCAGGCCCGAAAAATGCCGCCATGCTGGCCGCCACCGTGGCGCGCGCGGATGTCGTCTGCATTGGCTGGAGCAATGAGCGGCTGGCCGGTGAATTCCAGCACCTCGTCAGCCAGATCAGGAGGCTTAGCGCTGGCCGCAGACTCCCCCTGGTGGTCGGTGGCGCAGCCGCCTTGAAATCCGTTGATTTTCTTGTAGAAATAGGGATTGACTGCGTCTGTGACAGCGTCTATTCAGCTGCCAGGATTTGTAAAAGCTTTTATGATCTAGAAGAACTTAATCAACAGGCTTGTGCACCAGGCACCCCTCCTGCCGGAAAGACGGATACCGGCAGGACTGCAATTGTAAGCTCAAGCGGCATAGATTGGCTCAGCCCATGA
- the bchB gene encoding ferredoxin:protochlorophyllide reductase (ATP-dependent) subunit B, which produces MKLSMWTYEGPPHVGAMRIAASMKGVHYVLHAPQGDTYADLLFTMIERRPSRPPVTYTTFQARDLAGSTADIFKTACREAVERYRPDTLLVGASCTAELLQDDPGGLARTLDVGVPVVPLELPSYQKKEHWGGAETFYQIIRTLAGNRERPADIAPNSCNILGPSALGFRNRDDVTEITRLLERNGLDVRVVAPLGATPADIARLPEAAFNIVLYPEIADTAARWLKKTYGMPFTSTVPIGVHATRLFLAEVRALAGLAEMDEGDDGTDRMTWYARSIDSNYLTNKRVFVFGDASHAIAAARIAAEEMGFKVCGLGTYMREFAREVRAAAADLGVEALISDDHLEIERAIIEARPELVLGTQMERHIAKRLRVPCAVISSPVHVQDFPARYSPQMGFEGANVIFDSWVHPLMMGLEEHLLQMFRDDFEFNDDAQASHLHAVSPSASPSASVAAEEEEAAPVPAQGTAEDDMALWTSDAEKELRKVPFFVRGKARRNTELFAESKGIHPITVETLYDAKAHFAR; this is translated from the coding sequence ATGAAGCTGTCCATGTGGACCTATGAGGGGCCGCCACATGTCGGCGCCATGCGCATCGCCGCCTCGATGAAGGGCGTTCATTACGTGCTGCACGCGCCGCAGGGCGACACCTATGCCGATTTGCTGTTCACCATGATCGAGCGCCGGCCCTCGCGCCCGCCGGTGACCTACACCACCTTCCAGGCGCGCGATCTGGCCGGTTCCACGGCGGACATCTTCAAGACGGCCTGCCGCGAGGCGGTCGAGCGCTACCGGCCCGACACTTTGCTGGTGGGTGCTTCCTGCACGGCGGAGTTGCTGCAGGACGATCCGGGCGGCCTCGCGCGCACGCTGGATGTTGGCGTGCCGGTCGTGCCGCTGGAGCTGCCTTCCTACCAGAAGAAGGAACATTGGGGGGGCGCCGAGACCTTCTACCAGATCATCCGCACGCTGGCGGGCAACCGCGAGCGCCCGGCGGATATCGCGCCCAACAGCTGCAACATCCTGGGGCCGAGCGCACTGGGCTTCCGCAATCGCGACGATGTGACGGAAATCACCCGCTTGCTGGAGCGTAACGGGCTGGATGTCCGGGTCGTCGCCCCGCTGGGCGCCACGCCGGCCGATATCGCCCGGCTGCCCGAGGCCGCCTTCAACATCGTGCTCTATCCGGAGATTGCCGATACCGCCGCACGCTGGCTGAAGAAGACCTATGGCATGCCCTTCACCAGCACGGTGCCGATCGGGGTGCACGCGACGCGGCTCTTCCTGGCCGAGGTCCGCGCGCTGGCCGGACTGGCAGAGATGGATGAGGGCGATGACGGGACGGACCGGATGACCTGGTACGCCCGCTCCATCGACAGCAACTACCTCACCAACAAGCGGGTCTTCGTGTTCGGCGATGCCAGCCACGCCATCGCCGCCGCGCGGATCGCCGCGGAGGAGATGGGCTTCAAGGTCTGCGGCCTTGGCACCTACATGCGGGAATTCGCCCGCGAGGTACGCGCCGCCGCCGCCGATCTCGGCGTCGAGGCGCTGATCAGCGACGATCATCTGGAGATCGAGCGCGCGATCATCGAGGCGCGGCCCGAGCTGGTACTGGGCACGCAGATGGAGCGGCACATCGCCAAGCGGCTGCGGGTGCCGTGTGCCGTCATCTCCTCGCCCGTCCATGTGCAGGATTTCCCGGCGCGCTATTCCCCGCAGATGGGCTTCGAGGGCGCGAACGTGATCTTCGACAGCTGGGTCCATCCGCTGATGATGGGGCTGGAGGAGCATCTGCTGCAGATGTTCCGTGACGATTTCGAGTTCAACGACGATGCCCAGGCCTCGCACCTGCATGCGGTGTCCCCGTCTGCGTCCCCGTCCGCTTCGGTGGCTGCCGAGGAGGAAGAGGCAGCCCCCGTTCCGGCGCAAGGCACGGCGGAAGACGATATGGCGCTGTGGACCAGCGACGCCGAGAAGGAACTGCGGAAGGTGCCGTTCTTCGTGCGCGGCAAGGCGCGGCGCAATACCGAGCTGTTTGCCGAGAGCAAAGGCATTCACCCCATCACCGTGGAGACGCTGTATGACGCGAAAGCCCATTTCGCCCGCTGA
- the chlG gene encoding chlorophyll synthase ChlG: MEIARPQTDTRPSPVRGPTPGAVLALLKPITWFPPMWAYVCGAVAAGAPIGERWYLVALGILLAGPLICGTSQAVNDWFDRHVDAINEPERVIPSGRMPGSWGLYIAIAMSGISAVVALLLGPWVFTAALFGLAFAWAYSAPPFRFKQNGWVGNGLVGFSYETLPWLTAAVAVLGHPPSWTMAGIALLYGLGAHGILTLNDFKSIRGDREMGIRSLPARYGAGMAALIACAVIALAQAGVIVMLHMAGLDGHAILIEALVAAQLLLMVWFLRDPVSRAVLYSAAGVGLYVTGMMVAAFGLRGLAMPV, from the coding sequence ATGGAAATCGCCCGCCCACAGACCGATACCCGTCCGTCACCCGTCAGGGGACCGACGCCGGGTGCCGTGCTGGCATTGCTGAAGCCGATCACCTGGTTTCCGCCGATGTGGGCCTATGTCTGCGGGGCCGTTGCCGCCGGGGCACCGATAGGCGAGCGCTGGTATCTGGTCGCGCTGGGCATCCTGCTGGCCGGCCCGCTGATCTGCGGCACCAGCCAGGCGGTGAATGACTGGTTCGACCGCCATGTCGATGCGATCAACGAACCTGAGCGGGTGATCCCGTCGGGCCGCATGCCGGGCAGCTGGGGGCTCTATATCGCCATCGCCATGTCCGGCATTTCCGCCGTCGTGGCGCTGCTGCTTGGCCCCTGGGTGTTCACCGCCGCGCTGTTCGGCCTGGCCTTCGCCTGGGCCTACAGCGCCCCGCCCTTCCGCTTCAAGCAGAATGGCTGGGTCGGCAACGGGCTGGTCGGCTTCAGCTACGAGACGCTGCCCTGGCTGACCGCCGCCGTCGCCGTGCTGGGCCATCCGCCCTCCTGGACCATGGCCGGCATCGCCCTGCTCTACGGGCTGGGCGCCCATGGAATCCTGACGCTGAATGATTTCAAGTCGATCCGCGGCGACCGCGAGATGGGCATCCGCAGCCTGCCGGCGCGCTATGGTGCGGGTATGGCCGCGCTGATCGCCTGCGCGGTGATCGCCCTGGCCCAGGCCGGCGTGATCGTCATGCTGCACATGGCCGGGCTGGACGGTCATGCCATCCTCATCGAGGCACTGGTCGCGGCGCAATTGCTGCTGATGGTGTGGTTCCTGCGCGATCCGGTCAGTCGTGCCGTTCTCTATTCGGCTGCCGGCGTTGGCCTGTATGTCACCGGCATGATGGTCGCGGCCTTCGGGCTGCGCGGACTGGCGATGCCCGTTTAA
- the bchF gene encoding 2-vinyl bacteriochlorophyllide hydratase translates to MAQIEKTAAYKALYTDEERQRRDRSVWTLVQGVLAPVQFLAFLISLALILRYLATGDGLVAAQVSIVVKTLTLYAIMVTGSIWEKEVFGRYLFARPFFWEDVFSMLVLALHTAYLLCLYLDALGPAGQMVLALTAYATYVVNAGQFLWKLRMARLERPAQAGSVPAGLAAEPSR, encoded by the coding sequence ATGGCCCAGATCGAAAAAACGGCCGCTTACAAGGCGCTTTACACGGATGAGGAGCGGCAGCGGCGCGACCGCAGCGTCTGGACATTGGTTCAGGGGGTGCTGGCACCCGTCCAGTTTCTGGCCTTCCTGATCAGCCTGGCCCTCATCCTGCGCTATCTGGCGACCGGCGACGGCCTGGTCGCCGCGCAGGTCTCCATCGTCGTGAAGACGCTGACGCTGTACGCGATCATGGTCACCGGCTCGATCTGGGAGAAGGAGGTGTTCGGCCGATACCTCTTCGCCCGGCCCTTCTTCTGGGAAGATGTCTTTTCCATGCTGGTGCTGGCGCTGCACACCGCCTATCTGCTGTGCCTGTATCTGGATGCGCTGGGCCCGGCCGGGCAGATGGTCCTGGCGCTCACCGCCTATGCCACCTACGTCGTGAATGCCGGGCAGTTCCTGTGGAAGCTGCGCATGGCGCGGCTGGAGCGCCCCGCTCAGGCTGGTTCCGTGCCGGCCGGGTTGGCTGCGGAGCCGTCCCGATGA
- a CDS encoding ferredoxin:protochlorophyllide reductase (ATP-dependent) subunit N, whose amino-acid sequence MTAVQNMPSRDPGQDAACRSGQLIRERGQHEVFCGLTSIMWLHRKMQDAFFLVVGSRTCAHLIQSAAGVMIFSEPRFATAIMEERDLAGMADMHDELDRVVEELLQRRPDIRMLVLVGSCPSEVIKLDLSRAAERLNRRLAPRHRVLSYSGSGIETTFTQGEDNFLAALVADSGAQPTQAPPASLIIAGCLADVVEDQFGRLFRDLGIADVAFLPSRSSEALPAIGPDTRYILAQPYLGATAAALEARGAKRIDALFPLGEEGTTAWLKAIADSFGVAPALFNRITEAPRQRALSAMAHYRPWLEGRKIFLFPDSQLEVPLARFLYREAGARIVEAGSPYLHREHLAGELALLPDDAALSEGQDVDRQIDRCLAADPDLIVCGMGLANPFEAEGHVTKWSIEFAFTPIQGYEQAGDLAELFARPLMRDVILSGTRRPAPGGAA is encoded by the coding sequence ATGACCGCCGTACAGAACATGCCGTCACGCGATCCCGGGCAGGATGCGGCCTGCCGTTCCGGGCAGCTGATCCGCGAGCGCGGCCAGCACGAGGTGTTCTGCGGCCTGACCTCCATCATGTGGCTGCACCGCAAGATGCAGGACGCCTTCTTCCTGGTGGTCGGCTCCCGCACCTGCGCGCATCTGATCCAGTCCGCCGCCGGCGTGATGATCTTCTCCGAGCCGCGCTTCGCCACGGCGATCATGGAGGAACGCGACCTTGCCGGCATGGCGGACATGCATGACGAACTCGACCGGGTGGTCGAGGAACTGCTGCAGCGCCGGCCCGACATCCGCATGCTGGTGCTGGTCGGTTCCTGCCCGTCCGAGGTCATCAAGCTGGACCTGTCGCGTGCGGCGGAACGGCTAAACCGGCGCCTGGCGCCGCGTCACCGTGTGCTCAGCTATTCGGGCAGCGGCATCGAGACCACCTTCACCCAGGGTGAGGATAATTTCCTGGCGGCGCTGGTGGCTGACAGTGGCGCACAGCCGACGCAGGCGCCGCCGGCCTCCCTGATTATCGCGGGCTGCCTGGCCGATGTCGTGGAGGACCAGTTTGGCCGTCTGTTCCGCGATCTCGGCATCGCCGATGTCGCCTTCCTGCCGTCGCGGTCCAGCGAGGCCCTGCCGGCCATCGGCCCGGACACCCGCTATATCCTGGCCCAGCCCTATCTGGGCGCCACGGCGGCGGCGCTGGAAGCGCGCGGCGCGAAGCGGATCGATGCGCTGTTCCCGCTGGGCGAGGAGGGCACGACGGCCTGGCTGAAGGCCATCGCCGACAGTTTCGGTGTGGCGCCGGCACTGTTCAACCGCATCACGGAAGCGCCGCGCCAGCGGGCGCTGAGTGCCATGGCGCATTACCGCCCCTGGCTGGAAGGCCGGAAAATCTTCCTGTTCCCCGATTCGCAGCTGGAAGTGCCGCTGGCGCGCTTCCTGTACCGCGAGGCCGGCGCGCGGATCGTCGAGGCCGGCAGCCCCTACCTGCACCGCGAGCATCTGGCGGGCGAACTGGCGCTGCTGCCGGACGATGCCGCCCTGTCCGAGGGGCAGGATGTGGACCGTCAGATCGACCGCTGCCTCGCCGCCGATCCCGACCTCATCGTCTGTGGCATGGGGCTGGCCAACCCGTTCGAGGCCGAGGGGCATGTGACCAAATGGTCCATCGAATTCGCCTTCACCCCGATCCAGGGCTATGAGCAGGCTGGCGACTTGGCGGAGCTGTTCGCGCGGCCGCTGATGCGCGACGTCATCCTCTCCGGCACGCGGCGTCCGGCGCCGGGAGGTGCCGCATGA
- a CDS encoding BCD family MFS transporter: MRTSLFRQHPPGSAGLGWLDIVRLGLVQAALGAIVVLTNSTLNRVLIVELGLAAVIPGLLVGIHYAVQISRPVWGHRSDTGGSRQRWILGGLALLGLSGTMAAASPLAFAHSQALGLLVAIPAYVLIGVGIGASGTSLLALLATRTAPERRATAATITWMMMIAGIVVTSIITGFLLEPYSHLRLIVVTAATGAVAFAIACLAVRGVERRPALPEASQRPAAASFRDSLADVWQDRQARIFTLFVFLSMLAYSTQDLILEPFAGLMFGMTPGQSTRLSGTQHAGMLLGMAIVGISGWLYGRRNPAIARHFIVWGCAGSGLALAALALSASHAPVWPLQANIFLLGLMNGAFAVAAIGTMMQLAGQGSKKNAGMRMGVWGAAQAIAFGLGGLLGTIAFDLGRWATGLDSTAFALVFGGEAALFLLSTLLALRIGSSRRAAPEPESYIPGPIAAE; encoded by the coding sequence ATGCGTACTTCCCTCTTCCGCCAACATCCCCCGGGCAGCGCCGGACTCGGCTGGCTGGATATCGTCCGGCTGGGGCTGGTGCAGGCGGCGCTGGGCGCCATCGTCGTGCTCACCAACTCCACGCTGAACCGGGTGCTGATCGTCGAGCTGGGGCTGGCGGCGGTGATTCCCGGCCTGCTGGTCGGCATCCATTATGCCGTGCAGATTTCCCGGCCAGTCTGGGGCCACCGTTCCGACACGGGCGGCTCGCGGCAGCGCTGGATTCTGGGCGGGCTGGCCCTGCTGGGCCTGTCGGGCACCATGGCGGCAGCGTCCCCGCTCGCCTTCGCGCACAGCCAGGCGCTGGGCCTGCTGGTGGCGATCCCGGCCTATGTGCTGATCGGCGTCGGTATCGGCGCCAGCGGCACCTCGCTGCTGGCCCTGCTGGCGACACGCACCGCGCCGGAGCGGCGGGCGACGGCGGCGACCATCACCTGGATGATGATGATCGCCGGCATCGTCGTGACCTCCATCATCACCGGCTTCCTGCTGGAACCCTATTCCCACCTGCGCCTGATCGTGGTGACGGCGGCGACCGGGGCGGTTGCCTTTGCCATCGCCTGCCTCGCGGTTCGGGGTGTAGAGCGCCGGCCGGCCCTGCCCGAGGCTTCGCAGCGCCCGGCGGCGGCCAGCTTCCGCGACAGCCTGGCCGATGTCTGGCAGGACCGGCAGGCCCGGATATTCACCCTGTTCGTCTTCCTGTCGATGCTGGCCTATTCGACGCAGGATCTGATCCTGGAGCCCTTCGCCGGGCTGATGTTCGGCATGACGCCGGGGCAATCCACCCGGCTGTCAGGCACCCAGCATGCCGGCATGCTGCTGGGCATGGCCATTGTCGGCATTTCCGGCTGGCTTTACGGTCGCCGCAACCCGGCCATCGCCCGGCATTTCATCGTCTGGGGCTGCGCCGGCTCGGGTCTGGCGCTGGCGGCGCTGGCGCTGTCCGCCTCGCATGCGCCGGTCTGGCCACTGCAGGCCAACATCTTCCTGCTCGGCCTGATGAACGGCGCCTTCGCGGTCGCCGCCATCGGCACGATGATGCAGCTTGCCGGCCAGGGATCGAAAAAGAACGCCGGCATGCGGATGGGCGTCTGGGGCGCGGCGCAGGCCATCGCCTTCGGGCTGGGCGGGCTGCTCGGCACGATCGCCTTCGACCTGGGCCGCTGGGCGACCGGCCTCGATTCGACAGCCTTCGCGCTGGTGTTCGGCGGCGAGGCCGCTTTGTTCCTGCTCTCGACCTTGCTGGCGCTGCGCATCGGATCGTCACGCCGCGCTGCGCCGGAGCCAGAAAGCTATATCCCCGGCCCTATAGCGGCCGAATGA